TGACCTGGGGCCTTTTTCAATATCGACAGCAAGACTTTCACCTTCAGTCCCTGGAATTGCAATTTCTGGAAAGACGCTTCTTCGGCTTGAAAAAATGCTCGGCTGCAAGAACATCATGAGATACAATCCACCCACCTGGTGACCTCTTTTAACATGCTGCCAGTATTACAGACTGGTTCATGGCAAAATGAAATGCACCCCTCTCACTGCAGGTTTGCTAGTGGCAGGCTGAACGCTGAGCCTGCGGCCAATGTTACAGTGGTGCCATGGGGTAAATGCTTCTCGAAATATTGATAGCAACACAGGGCAACGCAGGCTGAAGCCTTCGGCTACCAACTCGTTGCCGTGCCTCCAGGCCTCTGCCATGCCTTGTTAACCGATATTGGTTGTCAGGGTGCACTTTCATTTTGCCATGAACTCAGACTTGCTACAGGAGGAACAGCAGATAAAGATCCTGGGAATTTCTGGCAGCCCGTGAAAGAAATATACCTCCGGCGCCTACAAGCTGGTAAGAACTGTTCTGGAAGCTACGGGAGTTGATTACCAGCTGATATCTTTGCGGAAAAAAATATAGCTGGCTGTATCACCCGCCTTGGCTCCGTCAAAGACAATGTCTGTAAAGTGGAAGATGACCTGCAACCCTTGCGAGAGAAAATCGTCGCTGCCGATGCCTATGTGCTCGGCGCCCCCAATTACTGCTCGGGCCTCAATGCTCACACGCACGCCTTCTTGGAGCGGTGGTTTCAGTTTCGTCATCAGGAAGGGAATCTCTTGTGGGGAAAACTTGGAGTTGCTGTTGGGGTTGGAGGGATGCTGGAGACTACCCCGCCGATGAAACAGAAAAATTCTTTCTCTACAACTTTATCAAAATAGTGG
The Deltaproteobacteria bacterium DNA segment above includes these coding regions:
- a CDS encoding flavodoxin family protein: MFAEKNIAGCITRLGSVKDNVCKVEDDLQPLREKIVAADAYVLGAPNYCSGLNAHTHAFLERWFQFRHQEGNLLWGKLGVAVGVGGMLETTPPMKQKNSFSTTLSK